The following is a genomic window from Chania multitudinisentens RB-25.
TCTATCGTCGTTTATATGGAGATACCAATACTACAACGTCTTATGATTTGGGGGATAGGCATGAGCGATCCTGGTATGCTTACCTCATTATTAACCTTGCCCTCAGCGTGATTTATATTCTTTGTACGGTGAGTGGAATAAAACCCATCACAATTCCTTTTTTCAATTTTATCGCACCACCGGCAATCTTTTTCTACCCTCTCACTTTTATCCTGGTAGATATTCTTAATGAATTTTTTGGGTTGCGAATGGCTAGGCGGGCAATATTTACCTCATTTATCGCTAATATTGTTTTTGTGAGCGGGCTTTGGATCTCCAGCCTATTTCCTGGCCTGGATGAATGGGAATTGAATAAATCCTATGGGGCATTTGTTGAGAGCATTATCGCCGTACTGTTTGCCTCTTCTGCCGCCTATCTTGTCTCAGAAAACGTGAATTCATGGCTATTATGTAAAATAAAGGAATTGACAAATTCCAGATATTTATTTATCCGTGTTATCACAAGTACCGTTGTGGCCTCAGCCATTGATAGTGTTATATTCTGTACACTGGCTTTTTACAATGTTCTGAGTATGGACACGATAAAAATCATGATCATGTCGCAGTTCATCATAAAATTAATCTATGCGGTTGTCGGTGTTGGCCCTATCTACGCTACGCGTGAGTTGTTCAGACGATATATTAATGCGGAAGTCCGTAAAACAGAAAGGAATGCGTATGAAAGTTAATAATGAAATAACTTTACTGGGTAAAACGACGGAGTATGCCCAGCATTATTCTCCTGATTTACTGGAGTCATTACCACGTTCGCGTAACCGAGACAGTATTAATATAAAGTCTGATAATTTACCATTCTCAGGTTTTGATTTATGGACTGGGTTCGAGCTTTCCTGGTTGAATCATAAAGGTAAACCTGTTGTCGCCATTGCAGAGTTTATTATTCCGGCAACCAGTAGCCATCTTATTGAGTCGAAGTCATTTAAACTCTACCTTAACAGCTTCAATCAAACAAAATTTGATACCACGGAGCAGGTTATTACACTGCTTGAAAAGGATCTGTCATTAGCAGCCGATGGTAAGGTGGAGGTCAAACTCTACCCCGATCTGAATGGTTATCCAGAAACTATCACCTCGCTGCCAGGGAATTGCATCGATCATCTGGATATCGAAATTAATGACTACCAGTTCAATCCAGAAATTCTTCATGATTCGGTTTCTAATGAACATGTTTCTGAAACGCTTTCATCCAATTTATTGAAATCAAACTGCCTGGTCACTAATCAACCTGACTGGGGCAGCGTTGTTATCAAATATCAGGGTAATAAAATAAACCAAGAAAAATTACTCCGTTATATTATCTCGTTCAGAATGCATAATGAATTCCATGAACAATGCGTTGAGCGTATTTTTAATGATATTAACCGTTACTGCCAGCCAGAGAAGTTAAGCGTTTTCGCAAGATATACTCGCAGAGGCGGCCTGGATATTAATCCGTTCCGTAGCAACTTTGAAGAAAGCCCGGTAGTACCACGTTTGGTCAGGCAATAATGCCGATCAATTTGCAGATTAGGGTGGGGTTGTAGCAGCAATAAAAAAACGCCCTGATGGTTATCAGGGCGTTAGGCTGAGAAATCAGTAAGCTTTAGTCATCCAAGAAGCTGCGAAGCACTTCTGAACGGCTTGGGTGACGCAGTTTACGTAATGCCTTGGCTTCGATCTGGCGAATACGTTCACGAGTAACATCGAATTGCTTGCCCACTTCTTCTAGCGTGTGGTCAGTGTTCATATCAATACCGAAACGCATACGCAGCACTTTTGCTTCACGCGCAGTCAGGCCAGCCAGAACGTCGTGAGTTGCAGAACGCAGGCTTTCGGAGGTAGCAGAATCCAGCGGCAGCTCAAGGGTCGTGTCCTCGATAAAATCGCCCAAATGTGAATCTTCATCATCACCAATCGGCGTTTCCATGGAGATTGGCTCTTTAGCGATCTTCAGCACTTTGCGGATTTTGTCTTCCGGCATCAGCATACGTTCAGCCAGCTCTTCCGGCGTTGGCTCTCGGCCCATCTCTTGCAACATCTGGCGCGAAATACGGTTGAGTTTGTTGATAGTCTCAATCATATGCACCGGAATACGGATGGTACGTGCCTGGTCAGCGATAGAACGAGTAATCGCCTGGCGTATCCACCAAGTGGCGTAAGTTGAGAACTTGTAACCACGACGGTATTCGAACTTATCTACCGCTTTCATCAGACCGATGTTGCCTTCCTGAATCAGATCCAGGAATTGTAGACCACGGTTGGTGTACTTCTTGGCGATAGAGATAACCAGACGCAGGTTGGCTTCAACCATTTCTTTCTTCGCACGGCGGGCTTTTGCTTCACCGATCGACATACGGCGGTTGATATCTTTCACCTGCTCAATCGTCAGGCCGGTTTCTTCTTCAATCTGACGCAGCTTTTGCAGGCTACGCTGTACATCATCACTGACGTCTTTCAGTTTTTCTGCCCATGGCTTAGCCATTGCCAGTGCGGCATCAAACCAGTTAGTGCTGGTTTCGTTACCGGCAAACAGAGCGACGAAGTTTTTCTTCGGCATTTTGCACTGTTCAACGCACAATTTCATGATGAGGCGTTCTTGAGTACGAACGCGATCCATCATGGTGCGCATGCTGTTGACCAGGAAGTCGAACTGTTTGGGCACCAAACGGAACTGCTTGAACACTTCAGACAGCTTCAGGATTTCTTCTGCTGCACTGGTGTGGTTGCGGCCGTTCTTTTTGATCATCAGACGAGTGGCTTCGTACTGATCGCGCAACTCGGCGAACTTCTGGCGTGCCAATTCTGGATCGATGCTGTTGTCATCTTCAGCATCATCTTCTTCATCTTCGTCTTCGTCGTCGTCATCCTGCTCTTCGGTTGTCAGTTCTGAACCGATGTGCGTAGCGGTTGGGGCGATGTCCTCTTCCGCGTTAGGATCGACAAATCCGGTGATGAGATCGGACAGGCGTGCTTCGCCCGCTTCGACGCGATCATACTGCTCCAGCAGATAGGTGATGGCTTCCGGGTATTCAGCGACGGAGCACTGCACCTGATTAATACCGTCTTCGATACGTTTGGCGATGTCAATTTCGCCTTCGCGCGTCAGCAGTTCAACGGTCCCCATTTCACGCATGTACATGCGTACCGGGTCAGTAGTACGACCAATCTCGGATTCAACGCTGGAGAGCACCTGAGCGGCAGCTTCTTCCGCGTCTTCGTCTGTGTTGTTTGAGTTTTCAGCAAGCAACAGGTCATCGGCATCCGGTGCTTCTTCCATTACCTGGATGCCCATGTCGTTAATCATCTGGATGATGTCTTCGATCTGGTCGGAGTCGACGATATCTTCCGGCAGATGGTCATTGACCTCAGCATAGGTCAGATAGCCTTGCTCCTTACCACGGGTGACAAGTAGCTTCAGCTGTGACTGCGGGTTTTGCTCCATAAGACGGTGTCCACACTTCAGAGTATTTGGGTTGGTGTCGGTCGGCGAAACCGCCAACAATAGCATTTGGGGCGTTTTTGTTGTTGCCGGAGCCCACTATGACGGCATGTTGCAGGGTTTTACCCTCGCATTTATCGGCACTTAAGCCGTTTGGTATTCAATGTTTCTTTCCGGCTCTTGAGTCATTGATCATACGGACTTCTTCTCGTTCTGAGGATGTTAACCCTTGAGTACGAGATAGTGCCAATAACTCTTCTAGCCGTTGTTCAAGTACTGAGTCAAACATATGATTCAAAGAGTCCAGAAAAGTTTCTTCTGCGATCTCATTATCAGATATATCGTTCCAGGCGGACAAAGTTTCAAGGCTGGCACTGAATTTTGTCTCTCGATATTCTTCGAGAATCTGGCCTGTTGTTAGCCCTGGCTGGGCCAGGCAAAGCTCAACTAGCTCGGTAAAAAGCGTTAACCCTGGCAATTTGGCCTGTTGTAATCCTGCCAGGGAAGGTACAAGTGTAGCCAAATGCGGGTTTTGTACCAGTAATCCTATCAGTATACGCATGGTTGTACGTTTTAGCTGCGGTACCTGATAAGTATTCGCATTTTCAGCCTGTTTACTTAACAACTTCTCAAGTTGGAACTCATCTGGAATGCCCAGCTTTTTTCCAAGCTCTTGCCGTAAATACAGGCGCAGCGTCTCGCTTGGTATTTGGCTGATCATCGGAATAGCCAGCGAACTGAGTTTGGTTCGCCCATCCGGGCTGCTCAAATCAACCTGCGGCATTAACGTCTCGAACAGGAAAGTGGAAAGCGGTTGTGCCTGTTCCATGCGCTGCTCGAATGTGTCTTTGCCTTCTTTACGTACCAATGTGTCCGGATCTTCGCCATCGGGCAAAAACATGAACCGCAACTGGCGCCCATCGTTAAGATAGGGCAGTGCGGTTTCCAGCGCTCGCCAGGCAGCTTCGCGCCCGGCTCTGTCACCATCATAGCAACAGATAACGTTATCCGTGGCGCGGAATAACAATTGAATATGTTCCGCGGTGGTCGACGTGCCGAGTGAGGCGACGGCATAATTAATGCCGTATTGCGCCAATGCCACCACATCCATATAACCTTCTACCACCAGTAAACGCTGTAGGACAGGGTGGCTCTGCTGCGCTTCATACAAGCCGTATAACTGGCGGCCCTTGTGGAATATTTCGGTTTCCGGCGAGTTCAGGTACTTCGGCATACCATCACCCAACACGCGGCCACCAAAAGCGATCACCC
Proteins encoded in this region:
- the rpoD gene encoding RNA polymerase sigma factor RpoD; the protein is MEQNPQSQLKLLVTRGKEQGYLTYAEVNDHLPEDIVDSDQIEDIIQMINDMGIQVMEEAPDADDLLLAENSNNTDEDAEEAAAQVLSSVESEIGRTTDPVRMYMREMGTVELLTREGEIDIAKRIEDGINQVQCSVAEYPEAITYLLEQYDRVEAGEARLSDLITGFVDPNAEEDIAPTATHIGSELTTEEQDDDDEDEDEEDDAEDDNSIDPELARQKFAELRDQYEATRLMIKKNGRNHTSAAEEILKLSEVFKQFRLVPKQFDFLVNSMRTMMDRVRTQERLIMKLCVEQCKMPKKNFVALFAGNETSTNWFDAALAMAKPWAEKLKDVSDDVQRSLQKLRQIEEETGLTIEQVKDINRRMSIGEAKARRAKKEMVEANLRLVISIAKKYTNRGLQFLDLIQEGNIGLMKAVDKFEYRRGYKFSTYATWWIRQAITRSIADQARTIRIPVHMIETINKLNRISRQMLQEMGREPTPEELAERMLMPEDKIRKVLKIAKEPISMETPIGDDEDSHLGDFIEDTTLELPLDSATSESLRSATHDVLAGLTAREAKVLRMRFGIDMNTDHTLEEVGKQFDVTRERIRQIEAKALRKLRHPSRSEVLRSFLDD
- a CDS encoding queuosine precursor transporter gives rise to the protein MEHNKKYKLLGFSRSNVITANVMVLATGKHMSISLQELENSTITDDFNRNELKAIYRRLYGDTNTTTSYDLGDRHERSWYAYLIINLALSVIYILCTVSGIKPITIPFFNFIAPPAIFFYPLTFILVDILNEFFGLRMARRAIFTSFIANIVFVSGLWISSLFPGLDEWELNKSYGAFVESIIAVLFASSAAYLVSENVNSWLLCKIKELTNSRYLFIRVITSTVVASAIDSVIFCTLAFYNVLSMDTIKIMIMSQFIIKLIYAVVGVGPIYATRELFRRYINAEVRKTERNAYES
- the dnaG gene encoding DNA primase, producing MAGRIPRVFINDLLARTDIVDLIDARVKLKKQGKNYHACCPFHHEKTPSFTVNGEKQFYHCFGCGAHGNAVDFLMNYDRLEFVETIEELATLHGLEVPYEAGTGPTQIERHQRQNLYQLMEQLSAFYQQSLHQANGVQARQYLQQRGLSEQVIQHFAIGLAPTGWDNALKRFGRDADNRTALNDAGMLVTNEQGRTYDRFRERVMFPIRDKRGRVIAFGGRVLGDGMPKYLNSPETEIFHKGRQLYGLYEAQQSHPVLQRLLVVEGYMDVVALAQYGINYAVASLGTSTTAEHIQLLFRATDNVICCYDGDRAGREAAWRALETALPYLNDGRQLRFMFLPDGEDPDTLVRKEGKDTFEQRMEQAQPLSTFLFETLMPQVDLSSPDGRTKLSSLAIPMISQIPSETLRLYLRQELGKKLGIPDEFQLEKLLSKQAENANTYQVPQLKRTTMRILIGLLVQNPHLATLVPSLAGLQQAKLPGLTLFTELVELCLAQPGLTTGQILEEYRETKFSASLETLSAWNDISDNEIAEETFLDSLNHMFDSVLEQRLEELLALSRTQGLTSSEREEVRMINDSRAGKKH
- the queF gene encoding NADPH-dependent 7-cyano-7-deazaguanine reductase QueF (Catalyzes the NADPH-dependent reduction of 7-cyano-7-deazaguanine (preQ0) to 7-aminomethyl-7-deazaguanine (preQ1) in queuosine biosynthesis), with the translated sequence MRMKVNNEITLLGKTTEYAQHYSPDLLESLPRSRNRDSINIKSDNLPFSGFDLWTGFELSWLNHKGKPVVAIAEFIIPATSSHLIESKSFKLYLNSFNQTKFDTTEQVITLLEKDLSLAADGKVEVKLYPDLNGYPETITSLPGNCIDHLDIEINDYQFNPEILHDSVSNEHVSETLSSNLLKSNCLVTNQPDWGSVVIKYQGNKINQEKLLRYIISFRMHNEFHEQCVERIFNDINRYCQPEKLSVFARYTRRGGLDINPFRSNFEESPVVPRLVRQ